Proteins from a genomic interval of Bacteroidales bacterium:
- a CDS encoding DUF4372 domain-containing protein, with translation MGLYRRNKNNNKPLARQIIDLVPRWMLTSITKQFNSDKGCSKYKTYDQFVALTFGQLNKCLTLSDISTGIGVSEIYISDLGLAQSPARSTMSDGNKNRDWQVFETLYYRLLKHYQTVLSKQHQSHIIEEVKNQRIKLIDSSTISLCLSTFSWAKFRTAKGGIKIHTCWDDSLMIPD, from the coding sequence ATGGGACTCTACAGGCGCAACAAAAATAACAATAAACCACTTGCACGGCAAATAATTGATTTGGTACCACGATGGATGCTGACTTCTATAACCAAACAGTTCAATAGTGACAAAGGATGCAGTAAATATAAGACATACGATCAATTTGTTGCACTAACTTTCGGACAGCTGAATAAGTGTTTGACATTAAGCGATATATCTACAGGAATAGGAGTAAGTGAAATCTATATTTCTGACTTAGGATTGGCACAGAGTCCTGCTCGATCAACCATGAGCGATGGTAATAAAAATCGTGACTGGCAGGTGTTTGAAACTCTTTATTACCGTTTACTCAAACATTATCAAACAGTGTTAAGCAAACAACATCAAAGCCACATTATAGAGGAAGTAAAAAACCAAAGAATAAAACTCATAGATAGTAGTACTATTAGCTTGTGTTTGTCCACCTTTTCTTGGGCAAAGTTTCGGACAGCTAAAGGAGGTATAAAAATACACACTTGCTGGGATGATAGTTTAATGATTCCTGAT